In the Paramormyrops kingsleyae isolate MSU_618 chromosome 6, PKINGS_0.4, whole genome shotgun sequence genome, one interval contains:
- the LOC140591697 gene encoding peptidyl-prolyl cis-trans isomerase FKBP1A-like, which translates to MGVEIETITPGDGRTFPKKGQTCVVHYVGSLTDGRKFDSSRDRDKPFKFMIGKHEVIRGWEEGVGQMSVGQRAKLTCSPDYAYGHKGHPGIIPPNATLIFDVELLGLE; encoded by the exons ATGGGCGTCGAGATCGAGACAATAACCCCCGGCGACG GACGGACTTTTCCAAAAAAGGGGCAGACGTGCGTGGTGCATTATGTCG GTTCTCTTACTGATGGACGCAAGTTTGACTCATCCCGGGATAGAGACAAACCCTTCAAGTTCATGATCGGGAAGCATGAAGTTATCCGTGGTTGGGAAGAGGGAGTAGGGCAG ATGAGTGTAGGCCAGAGGGCTAAACTGACTTGCTCCCCTGACTATGCCTATGGACATAAGGGCCACCCAGGAATCATTCCGCCCAATGCCACTCTCATCTTTGATGTGGAGCTGCTTGGCCTCGAGTGA
- the LOC111839605 gene encoding sodium-dependent lysophosphatidylcholine symporter 1-like isoform X2 — protein MAQDSVDTSAAITAEELKKCIAEGTDCNASPMGAFSTSMILFLGRAWDAISDPLVGYIVSKSHKTRIGKLIPWIVFSTPLGIVSYVMLWYTPQQTMSPTFSFIWYFTMCCLFDTFMSCYHVPYSSLNMFLGGSQKDRDSATGYRMGVEVLSALAGAGIQGQIVGVYHAKKAHACSQLNHSEPSQHNISSGISDTLQETRRAYVIAAVIMGMLYLLCCMVLFLGVKEQLAPLSTLGRLRMPYLTCLKMVVNHTPYTWLIFGFLFSSLAFQMAQGNFALFNTHVAGLGAYFQHLVLILLSASTLSIPVWQMLLLRLGKKTTIFIGLSIYIPTLIIIASVKTHLPTYILMSTLAGSSLAALYLLPWSMLPDVVDDFKVKHPTCKDLEAMFYSCFVFGNKFGGGMSVGISTLALYFVGYEPGACKHNDRVITTLRVLFAPVPIVLLLVGMLLFYFYPINEERRQQIQRELEEAVKVNANLDQISIEATPDPSKSSPN, from the exons ATGGCTCAGGACTCGGTGGATACTTCAGCTGCAATAACAGCGGAAGAGTTGAAAAAGTGCATCGCCGAAGGCACGGATTGCAATGCGTCTCCC ATGGGGGCATTCTCCACCTCTATGATCCTGTTCCTTGGTCGAGCCTGGGATGCCATTTCTGACCCCCTGGTGGGATACATTGTCAGCAAAAGTCACAAGACTCGTATTGGAAAACTTATTCCCTG GATAGTGTTCTCCACACCCCTTGGGATTGTCTCCTACGTTATGCTCTGGTACACACCTCAGCAAACCATGTCTCCAACATTCAGCTTCATCTGGTATTTCACCATGTGCTGCCTCTTCGATACCTTTATGAGT TGTTACCATGTCCCTTACTCGTCCCTCAACATGTTCCTAGGGGGGAGCCAGAAAGACCGAGACTCAGCCACGGGATACA GAATGGGTGTGGAAGTGTTGTCCGCGTTAGCTGGAGCAGGCATTCAGGGTCAAATTGTGGGGGTTTATCACGCCAAGAAGGCTCACGCTTGCAGCCAGCTGAACCACAGCGAACCTTCACAGCACAACATATCTTCAGGCATCAGTGATACTCTGCAGGAAACA AGGAGGGCCTATGTGATTGCTGCTGTAATCATGGGGATGCTCTACCTCCTGTGCTGCATGGTGCTATTCCTGGGTGTCAAAGAGCAGCTTG CTCCTCTCAGCACCCTGGGCCGACTTCGTATGCCATACTTGACCTGCTTGAAAATGGTGGTGAATCACACCCCCTACACCTGGCTTATTTTTGGGTTCCTTTTTTCGTCCCTGGCTTTTCAG ATGGCTCAGGGGAATTTTGCTTTGTTCAATACCCATGTTGCTGGTCTGGGGGCCTATTTCCAGCACCTTGTCCTCATCCTGCTG AGTGCCTCTACACTGTCTATTCCAGTATGGCAGATGCTTCTTCTGAGACTTGGCAAGAAGACCACTATCTTTATTGGGCTGTCG ATATACATCCCAACTCTGATCATCATTGCCTCTGTGAAGACCCACCTCCCAACCTACATCCTCATGTCCACCCTAGCTGGATCCAGTCTTGCAGCATTATACTTGCTTCCCTG GTCAATGCTACCAGATGTGGTTGATGACTTCAAAGTGAAGCACCCAACCTGCAAGGACCTGGAGGCCATGTTCTATTCCTGCTTTGTGTTCGGCAATAAGTTTGGAGGGGGCATGTCAGTTGGGATTTCCACCCTGGCTTTATA TTTTGTCGGGTACGAGCCGGGTGCCTGCAAGCACAACGACAGGGTGATCACCACATTGCGGGTGCTTTTTGCTCCGGTGCCCATTGTGCTTTTGCTGGTTGGGATGCTGCTCTTTTACTTCTACCCCATCAATGAGGAGAGGCGCCAGCAGATTCAGAGGGAGCTGGAAGAAGCAGT AAAGGTGAATGCAAACTTGGATCAAATCAGCATTGAGGCCACCCCAGACCCATCCAAATCAAGTCCCAACTAG
- the LOC111839605 gene encoding sodium-dependent lysophosphatidylcholine symporter 1-like isoform X1 has product MAQDSVDTSAAITAEELKKCIAEGTDCNASPKPSGLPLSRKICYAVGGAPYQMTINTKGFFLQIFLLDVVQMGAFSTSMILFLGRAWDAISDPLVGYIVSKSHKTRIGKLIPWIVFSTPLGIVSYVMLWYTPQQTMSPTFSFIWYFTMCCLFDTFMSCYHVPYSSLNMFLGGSQKDRDSATGYRMGVEVLSALAGAGIQGQIVGVYHAKKAHACSQLNHSEPSQHNISSGISDTLQETRRAYVIAAVIMGMLYLLCCMVLFLGVKEQLAPLSTLGRLRMPYLTCLKMVVNHTPYTWLIFGFLFSSLAFQMAQGNFALFNTHVAGLGAYFQHLVLILLSASTLSIPVWQMLLLRLGKKTTIFIGLSIYIPTLIIIASVKTHLPTYILMSTLAGSSLAALYLLPWSMLPDVVDDFKVKHPTCKDLEAMFYSCFVFGNKFGGGMSVGISTLALYFVGYEPGACKHNDRVITTLRVLFAPVPIVLLLVGMLLFYFYPINEERRQQIQRELEEAVKVNANLDQISIEATPDPSKSSPN; this is encoded by the exons ATGGCTCAGGACTCGGTGGATACTTCAGCTGCAATAACAGCGGAAGAGTTGAAAAAGTGCATCGCCGAAGGCACGGATTGCAATGCGTCTCCC AAGCCGTCAGGATTACCTCTGTCCAGGAAAATATGTTATGCGGTTGGAGGTGCCCCATATCAGATGACAATCAACACTAAGGGTTTCTTTTTGCAAATTTTTCTGCTGGATGTCGTTCAG ATGGGGGCATTCTCCACCTCTATGATCCTGTTCCTTGGTCGAGCCTGGGATGCCATTTCTGACCCCCTGGTGGGATACATTGTCAGCAAAAGTCACAAGACTCGTATTGGAAAACTTATTCCCTG GATAGTGTTCTCCACACCCCTTGGGATTGTCTCCTACGTTATGCTCTGGTACACACCTCAGCAAACCATGTCTCCAACATTCAGCTTCATCTGGTATTTCACCATGTGCTGCCTCTTCGATACCTTTATGAGT TGTTACCATGTCCCTTACTCGTCCCTCAACATGTTCCTAGGGGGGAGCCAGAAAGACCGAGACTCAGCCACGGGATACA GAATGGGTGTGGAAGTGTTGTCCGCGTTAGCTGGAGCAGGCATTCAGGGTCAAATTGTGGGGGTTTATCACGCCAAGAAGGCTCACGCTTGCAGCCAGCTGAACCACAGCGAACCTTCACAGCACAACATATCTTCAGGCATCAGTGATACTCTGCAGGAAACA AGGAGGGCCTATGTGATTGCTGCTGTAATCATGGGGATGCTCTACCTCCTGTGCTGCATGGTGCTATTCCTGGGTGTCAAAGAGCAGCTTG CTCCTCTCAGCACCCTGGGCCGACTTCGTATGCCATACTTGACCTGCTTGAAAATGGTGGTGAATCACACCCCCTACACCTGGCTTATTTTTGGGTTCCTTTTTTCGTCCCTGGCTTTTCAG ATGGCTCAGGGGAATTTTGCTTTGTTCAATACCCATGTTGCTGGTCTGGGGGCCTATTTCCAGCACCTTGTCCTCATCCTGCTG AGTGCCTCTACACTGTCTATTCCAGTATGGCAGATGCTTCTTCTGAGACTTGGCAAGAAGACCACTATCTTTATTGGGCTGTCG ATATACATCCCAACTCTGATCATCATTGCCTCTGTGAAGACCCACCTCCCAACCTACATCCTCATGTCCACCCTAGCTGGATCCAGTCTTGCAGCATTATACTTGCTTCCCTG GTCAATGCTACCAGATGTGGTTGATGACTTCAAAGTGAAGCACCCAACCTGCAAGGACCTGGAGGCCATGTTCTATTCCTGCTTTGTGTTCGGCAATAAGTTTGGAGGGGGCATGTCAGTTGGGATTTCCACCCTGGCTTTATA TTTTGTCGGGTACGAGCCGGGTGCCTGCAAGCACAACGACAGGGTGATCACCACATTGCGGGTGCTTTTTGCTCCGGTGCCCATTGTGCTTTTGCTGGTTGGGATGCTGCTCTTTTACTTCTACCCCATCAATGAGGAGAGGCGCCAGCAGATTCAGAGGGAGCTGGAAGAAGCAGT AAAGGTGAATGCAAACTTGGATCAAATCAGCATTGAGGCCACCCCAGACCCATCCAAATCAAGTCCCAACTAG